Below is a genomic region from Methylobacterium sp. FF17.
CGAAGAGCAGGAGTCCGGCCGCGATGAGGCAGATCACGCCGATGCCGTAGAGGGCCGGCGTCGTGGAGCCGGTCAGGTCCTTGATCCAGCCGACCGCCACCGGGCTGACGATGCCGCCGAACTGGCCCAGCGTATTGATCAGCGCGATGCCGCCGGCCGCGCCTGCGCCGGTGACGAGCTTGGCCGGCAGGGTCCAGAAGGTCGGGATCGAGGCGACGATGCCCGAGCCCAGGAGTGCCAGCGCGATCATCAGGGGCACGATCTGGCGGTCGAACAGGCCGGCGGCGAAGAAGCCGAGCGCGGCCGCGACCGCGAGACCCGCCACGAATTTGGGGCGCTCGCCCGAGGCGTCGGAGAGGCGCCCGATCACCACCATGCTGATGGCGCCGCAGATATAGGGGATTGCGGTGAGGAAGCCGACGGAGGCCGCCTGGCCGCCGCTCGCGGTCTTGATCAGGTCCGGTCCCCAGAAGTTGAGGCCGTAGGAGCCGACCTGGAGCAGGAAGTAGATCAGCCCGATGAGCAGGAAGCCCGGCTGCTTGATCGCGCCCCAGAGGGAATGATCGCCGATATCGCGATTGTGGTGGGCGATCTGCCGGGACAGCACGTCCTTCTCGGCCTGGGTGAGCCATTTGGCATCCGCGACCCGGTCGTCGAGGCGCAGGAACACCAGGGCCCCGAGCACGAGGCAGGGCAGGCCGCCGGCCAGGAACAGCCACTGCCAGCCGGCGAGACCCGCGACACCGTTGAGGCCACCCAGGATCAGGCCCGCCACGGGTGCCCCGAAGATGCCCGAGAAGGCCGAGGCCACGAACATGAACGAGGTCACCCGGCCCCGGAACGAGGCCGGAAACCAGAGCGTCAGATAGTACAGGATGCCCGGCGCGAAGCCGGCTTCCATGGCGCCGATGATGAAGCGCAGGACGTAGAAGTGCCACTCGGTGCTGATGAAGACCATCAGGGCCGTGGCGATGCCCCAGGAGACCATGATGCGGGCGATCCAACGGCGGGCGCCGACGCGATAGAGGAGCAGGTTCGAGGGCACCTCGAAGATGACGTAGCCGACGACGAACATGCTGGCGCCGAGCCCGTAGGCGACGTTGCTGAAGCCGAGGTCGCTCTGTAGCTGGAACTTGGCGAAGCTGATGTTGATCCGATCGAAGAACGCGAACATGTAGCAGACCATGATCAGCGGCATCAGCCGCCACGCGGTCTTGCGGACCACGCCGGCCTCGGTCACGGCGTCCTCGCCCGCAAGCGGGCTCGTGGTGGCGGTCATCGTTTCCTCCTGGGATGGGACGGCCCGTGGCGGCCTGCCCCGCACAGCGCGGGATGGTCGCGGTCCACGGGAAGGGCGGAGCCCCTTCTTGCGGGGGCTTCCGTCCGGGTCTGGGATCGGGGGAGCGCCCCGGGATGAGAGCGTCCGTTCGGCGGCCGGATCAGGCCGCCTGCGGCACCGGATGCAGGTCGCAGGGACGTCCGGCCTTGGCGACCTGTCCGGGCACGTCGTGGCCGACGAGGCGCGGCAGGTCGCGGGACAGGCCGATCAGGGCGTCGAGGTCGAGCCCCGTCGCGATACCCATTTCGTGCGCCATGCTGACGAGGTCCTCGGTGCAGATGTTGCCCGTGGCGCCGGGTGCGAACGGGCAGCCGCCCAGCCCGCCGAGGGCCGCGTCGAACCGGCGCGCGCCCACACGGTAAGCGGCGAGCACGTTTGCGAGACCCAGCCCGCGGGTGTTGTGGAAGTGCAGGGTCAGCTGCTCGGCCGGTACGATAGAGAGGGCGCGGCCGACGAGGTCCTCGACCTGACGCGGGTTGGCCATTCCGGTGGTGTCGGCCAGCGTCACGCCCCGGATATCCAGGGCACGGTAGCGCTCGACCTGGCGCATCACCTTGTCGGCGCTCTGGTCGCCCTCGAACGGACAGCCGAAGGCGGTGGCCACCGTGGCGTTGGTGGAGATCGCCGCTCCCCGCACCGTCTCCATGATCCGGGCGAACCCCTCGATCGAGGCGTCCGGCGTCATGCCCATGTTGGCGCGGTTGTGGGTCTCGCTCACGGAGGCGACGAGGTTGACCTCGTCGACCTTCGCCGCCAGCGCGCGCTCGGCGCCCCTGGGGTTGGGCACCAGCGCGACGTAGACCGTGCCCGGCCGCCGCGCGATCCCGGCGAAGACCTCGGCGGCATCGCGAAGGGCGGGCACGGCCTTTGGCGACACGAAGGACGAGACCTCGATGCGCGAGAACCCCGCCGCCGAGAGCGCGTCGATCAGGGCGATCTTGTCGGCCGTCTCGACGTAGCGAGGCTCGATCTGAAATCCGTCGCGGGTCGCGACTTCCTGGATCACCATGGTCTCGCTCATCCGATGGCTCCCTCGCGGCGCAGGCGTTCGATGGTCTCGGCATCCCGGCCCAGATCCGCGAGGACCGCGTCGGTATGGGCGCCCAGCGCCGGCCCCTGCCAGCGCACGGCGCCAGGGGTGCCGGTGAGCTTCGGGACGATACCGGGCATCTTCACCCGCGTGCCGCCGGGAAGCTCGGCGTCCAGGATCATGTCGCGGGCGGCATAGTGCGGATCGGCCACGATGTCGGCCACCGAGAAGATCCGGCCCGCCGGCACGTCCGCCGCGGCGAGCGCCTCCAGCGCCTCCTCGACGCTGCGCGCTCCGGTCCAGTCGCCGATCACGCCGTCGAGCATCGCGGCCACCGCCGAGCGGCCGTCATTCCCGCGCAGAGCGGGATCCTCGGCAAGGTCCGGCCGGCCGATGACGGTCATCAGGCGGCGGAAGATCGGATCCGAGTTCCCCGCGATGACGACGAAGCCGCCGTCCTTCGACGGGTACGTGTTCGAAGGGGTGATGCCCGGAAGGGCGCCGCCGCTGCGCGTGCGGACCTCGCCGAGCAGGTCGTATTCCGGCACGAGGCTCTCCATGACGTTGAACACGCTCTCCACGAGCGAAACGTCCACCACCTGCCCCGCCCCGCCGCCGGTCCGCACGTGCAGGAGGGCCATCAGGGCCCCGATCACCCCGTGGAGCGAGGCCAGGGTATCACCGATACTCACGCCGACGCGGGCGGGCGGGCTGTCCGGACTGCCGGTGGTGAAGCGGATGCCGCCCATGGACTCGCCGATGGCGCCGAAGCCGGGTCGGTCGCGGTAGGG
It encodes:
- a CDS encoding MFS transporter is translated as MTATTSPLAGEDAVTEAGVVRKTAWRLMPLIMVCYMFAFFDRINISFAKFQLQSDLGFSNVAYGLGASMFVVGYVIFEVPSNLLLYRVGARRWIARIMVSWGIATALMVFISTEWHFYVLRFIIGAMEAGFAPGILYYLTLWFPASFRGRVTSFMFVASAFSGIFGAPVAGLILGGLNGVAGLAGWQWLFLAGGLPCLVLGALVFLRLDDRVADAKWLTQAEKDVLSRQIAHHNRDIGDHSLWGAIKQPGFLLIGLIYFLLQVGSYGLNFWGPDLIKTASGGQAASVGFLTAIPYICGAISMVVIGRLSDASGERPKFVAGLAVAAALGFFAAGLFDRQIVPLMIALALLGSGIVASIPTFWTLPAKLVTGAGAAGGIALINTLGQFGGIVSPVAVGWIKDLTGSTTPALYGIGVICLIAAGLLLFAMPESLRRSDRKV
- a CDS encoding hydroxymethylglutaryl-CoA lyase → MSETMVIQEVATRDGFQIEPRYVETADKIALIDALSAAGFSRIEVSSFVSPKAVPALRDAAEVFAGIARRPGTVYVALVPNPRGAERALAAKVDEVNLVASVSETHNRANMGMTPDASIEGFARIMETVRGAAISTNATVATAFGCPFEGDQSADKVMRQVERYRALDIRGVTLADTTGMANPRQVEDLVGRALSIVPAEQLTLHFHNTRGLGLANVLAAYRVGARRFDAALGGLGGCPFAPGATGNICTEDLVSMAHEMGIATGLDLDALIGLSRDLPRLVGHDVPGQVAKAGRPCDLHPVPQAA
- a CDS encoding CaiB/BaiF CoA transferase family protein; translated protein: MQSPAAAPAAGPLAGIRVLELGQLIAAPFATKILAEFGAEVIKVESPKDGDPLRTWRKMHEGTSLWWYLQSRNKKSIAVNLKSPDGLALVKDLAASTDVVVENFRPGGLEKLGLGWDVLSALNPKLIMVRISGYGQTGPYRDRPGFGAIGESMGGIRFTTGSPDSPPARVGVSIGDTLASLHGVIGALMALLHVRTGGGAGQVVDVSLVESVFNVMESLVPEYDLLGEVRTRSGGALPGITPSNTYPSKDGGFVVIAGNSDPIFRRLMTVIGRPDLAEDPALRGNDGRSAVAAMLDGVIGDWTGARSVEEALEALAAADVPAGRIFSVADIVADPHYAARDMILDAELPGGTRVKMPGIVPKLTGTPGAVRWQGPALGAHTDAVLADLGRDAETIERLRREGAIG